In Dehalococcoidia bacterium, the genomic window ATGCCCTGCTCGTAGAGCTCCCAGCATAGAGTTATTAAAGTGGCGTTTTGCATGTCCATGATTTTACATGGACTGTCGGATTTCTACGGAAACATACCGACGAAAATACCAAATCCCAAGCACTAAATCCTAAATAAGCTCCAAGCTCCAAATACCAAATCCCAAAAGAGACGACAGAGCTACTCGCCGGATTTTTCGGGCGGTTTGCGGTACCGCTCCGGCCACCACCCCTTGAGCCGCGCCAGTATCTGCTTCTCGAAGCCCTGCTCGGACGGCTCGTAGAACTGCCGCCCCTTGAGGCTCTCCGGCAGGTTCTGCTGGCGCACGAAGTGCCCCTCGAACTGGTGGGCGTATTTATACCCCTTGCCATAGTCCAGGTTCTTCATCAGTTTGGTCGGGGCGTTGCGCAGATGGAGCGGCACCGGCTCGTTGCGCCCGTTGGTGACCTCTTTTTTGACTTTCGAGTAGGCCATGTAGAGCGAGTTGCTCTTGGGGGCTGTCGCGAGATACACCACGGCCTCGGCCAGCGCCAGGTTGCCCTCCGGCATGCCGATGAAATGCACCGCAGCTTGAGCCGCCATAGCCACCACCAGCGCCTGCGGGTCGGCCATGCCAACGTCCTCGGAGGCGAAGCGCACCAGCCGCCGCACGATGTAGAGGGGGTCCTCGCCGGCTTCCAGCATGCGCGCCAGCCAGTAGAGGGCGGCGTCCGGGTCCGAACCGCGTAAAGTTTTATGTAAAGCGGAGATGATGTCGTAGTGCTGCTCGCCGTTCTTGTCGTAGAGGATGGCGCGATGCTGCACGGCGTCTTCCACCGCCGCGAGCGTGATGAAACGCCGGCTATCCTCGCCTGGCAGCGTGGTCATGGCGGCCACTTCCAGCGCGTTGAGGGCGGTGCGGGCGTCGGAGTTGGACATGGCCACCAGATAGTCCAGCGCTTCCTCGTCCATCTCCACGTTGAAGGCTCCCAGCCCTCTTTCCTTGTCCTCGATGGCGCGCAGTATGATGGTGCGGATCTCGGCGGGGGAGAGAGGCTTGAGCACGAACACCTGCGAGCGCGACAGCAGCGGCGAGATGACCTCGAAGGAGGGGTTTTCAGTCGTTGCGCCGATGAGGGTGACGGTGCCGTCCTCCACGTAGGGTAAAATGGCGTCCTGCTGGGACTTGTTGAAGCGATGAATCTCGTCGATGAAGAGGAGCGTTTTCTGCCCGGAAAGTTTGCGGCGCTCCCGCGCCTCTTCGATGATGCGGCGCAGGTCGGCCACGCCGGCGCTCACGGCGGAGACCGGGGAAAAGTGCGAGGCGGTGGCCTGCGCCATGATGTAGGCCAGCGTCGTCTTGCCGGAGCCCGGCGGCCCCCATAAAACGACGGAAGGCAGGTTGCCGGAGTCGATGGCCTTGCGCAGCACATGCCCGGGACCGATGATGTGCTCCTGCCCCACGAACTCGGAGAGTTTGGTCGGCCGCATGCGCGCCGCCAGCGGCGCTTCTTTCAGCCTGTCTTTTTCATACTGGTAATCGAATAAATCCATATCAATACTCTTTTCCTCTCCCTTGATGGGAGAGGTAGGTGAGGGTGTTGTTCAAATCTAGTATTACCCCCTCACCTTAGTCCTCTCCCTCAGAGGGGAGAGGAGACCTCTTATTTCCCTCCTTGGAAAGGAGGGATTAAGGGAGATTCTTATAGCATGAAGCCCTCAAATTGCCTGTTGAATCCCTCTCTTATCTCCCCTTTCCAAGGGGAGAAGATGTGGCGCTTTCCCACGTCATCCGCCTCAGGCGGATTCCTCGGAATGGTCTACGATAATTAGTGGTACCTCTTCACCTCGAAGCGGTACAGCCTCACCTTCTCGTCAGGCATGATATCCGCCTTGAGGCGGCATATATCTATCTGCTGTTCGGCGGTATCCACTCCCTCCAGGTCAGGCAGCAGCAGCCCGCGCCGCGCGCCGCGCTGCACGATGGCGCCGTACTTTTTGGGGTTGAGCTGCTCCTTGCTCTCGATAGGTTCGGGCTCGGTGAGCACGTCCACGCTGATGTCCAGGTCCTTGAGTTCATCTTCCCGCACGGGTTCGAAACGCGGGTCGCGCATGGCCGCGCTGATGCCGTTCATGATTATCTCCTCGGCCACATTGCGCCGCGACGGCTCGAAGGTGCCGATGCAGCCGCGCAGCTCTCCGCCCTTGTGGAGCGAGACAAACACGCCGGCTTCTTCCTGCATCTCGGGAGTGAGCGTGGCCGGAGCCTGCATTATCCTGCCTTCTTTGACGTAGGCGTCGATAGCCTCGTGCGCCAGCCTTACCAGGGGCGACATGGCCTGCCTGGGGATGATGAGCCCGGCATAGCCCACCACGCTGGAGTAGTCGCCCGAAGCTTCGCCGGAGGTCTGGTAGCGCACCAGCTCGGCCCGGTGCGCCCCCAACACCTTGGCCGCCGAGATGAGCGCCACCACCGGGGCGTAGCCGCACATGGTGATGTTCTGCTCGGCGATGCGTTCCAGCAGCTCGTCCTCATCCAGCCTGAGTATGGCTTCGATGGCCGAGTTGTCCTTGCGTTTGGCCTGTTCTGCGGGCTCGTAGTGCGTCATGTCGCTGGAGGCCAGGATGACCGCATCCCGCCCCAGTTCACCCAGCACTTCGGCTATCTCCAGTCCTATCTCTTTATAGACGCTGCTGGAAGCATGAGACAGGACGATAGGTACAATTTTCACGTCCTTCTTGAAGTGCTGGAGGAAGGGTAGCTGCACCTC contains:
- the amrB gene encoding AmmeMemoRadiSam system protein B, which produces MIRKPVVAGSFYPASPSGLEEMVAGMVDDSASREEVVGLICPHAGYIYSGPVAGAAISRIKFIDTFIIMGPNHTGLGKPFSIMTSGTWETPLGNVEIDSDLAEKLLGNSSYLEADTEAHLREHSIEVQLPFLQHFKKDVKIVPIVLSHASSSVYKEIGLEIAEVLGELGRDAVILASSDMTHYEPAEQAKRKDNSAIEAILRLDEDELLERIAEQNITMCGYAPVVALISAAKVLGAHRAELVRYQTSGEASGDYSSVVGYAGLIIPRQAMSPLVRLAHEAIDAYVKEGRIMQAPATLTPEMQEEAGVFVSLHKGGELRGCIGTFEPSRRNVAEEIIMNGISAAMRDPRFEPVREDELKDLDISVDVLTEPEPIESKEQLNPKKYGAIVQRGARRGLLLPDLEGVDTAEQQIDICRLKADIMPDEKVRLYRFEVKRYH
- a CDS encoding replication-associated recombination protein A yields the protein MDLFDYQYEKDRLKEAPLAARMRPTKLSEFVGQEHIIGPGHVLRKAIDSGNLPSVVLWGPPGSGKTTLAYIMAQATASHFSPVSAVSAGVADLRRIIEEARERRKLSGQKTLLFIDEIHRFNKSQQDAILPYVEDGTVTLIGATTENPSFEVISPLLSRSQVFVLKPLSPAEIRTIILRAIEDKERGLGAFNVEMDEEALDYLVAMSNSDARTALNALEVAAMTTLPGEDSRRFITLAAVEDAVQHRAILYDKNGEQHYDIISALHKTLRGSDPDAALYWLARMLEAGEDPLYIVRRLVRFASEDVGMADPQALVVAMAAQAAVHFIGMPEGNLALAEAVVYLATAPKSNSLYMAYSKVKKEVTNGRNEPVPLHLRNAPTKLMKNLDYGKGYKYAHQFEGHFVRQQNLPESLKGRQFYEPSEQGFEKQILARLKGWWPERYRKPPEKSGE